A genomic window from Silene latifolia isolate original U9 population chromosome Y, ASM4854445v1, whole genome shotgun sequence includes:
- the LOC141626239 gene encoding uncharacterized protein LOC141626239, protein MTEEFSAILGSSVQSSPALPSLDDDLRKDFKDYLGITTRVDEFLNGRRVNLCRLIAHFTSPSYPRTVIDFRYKKRALVLCLLNRYLFVSPSNVYGHGCLLRVVKHMRNDCSPMPLVLAETLHCLDTLRHNPEAAFCGSPLLLQVWLQERMRLIERPLDPKSYQPHSFAGRQRVVKGEQPLSYWREWMNSGFPIRWTISWWHIPAMTAPRSSIAFYRLPGLTHSSFIFPSRLLRQFGRKQRVPSLDTISPGISPMTHSYLRNWYQYWNARRFWTIQKVPDSTYISNHYKVWMTSHSIEERESARQAERRLQIDAIEVGEGPDLTQTNSKTQDSSRGHKSGGSRSLVWKRKKDQNDPDDQNEARKKSTMANEPKK, encoded by the exons ATGACGGAGGAATTTAGTGCCATCCTAGGATCATCTGTTCAATCTTCTCCCGCGCTTCCTAGTCTCGATGATGACTTAAGAAAAGACTTCAAAGATTATCTGGGCATTACTACTCGTGTTGATGAATTTTTGAACGGACGTAGGGTAAATCTCTGTCGTCTGATCGCGCACTTCACTTCCCCTAGCTATCCCAGGACTGTGATTGACTTCCGTTATAAAAAACGGGCATTGGTGTTATGCCTGCTCAACCGTTATCTATTTGTAAGCCCTTCCAATGTTTACGGACACGGCTGCCTTCTAAGAGTAGTAAAGCACATGCGCAACGACTGTTCACCTATGCCTCTGGTCTTAGCTGAAACTCTTCATTGCTTAGATACCTTACGACATAATCCAGAAGCTGCATTCTGCGGTAGCCCCCTGTTACTTCAG GTATGGCTACAAGAGCGTATGCGACTAATTGAACGACCTCTCGATCCCAAATCTTATCAACCTCATAGCTTTGCTGGCAGACAAAGAGTTGTGAAAGGGGAGCAGCCACTTAGCTATTGGAGGGAATGGATGAACAGTGGGTTTCCAATTCGTTGGACTATATCATGGTGGCACATCCCTGCTATGACGGCCCCGCGATCTTCTATAGCATTCTACAGACTACCTGGCCTTACTCACTCCTCTTTCATATTTCCTTCTCGCTTGTTACGACAATTCGGGCGAAAACAACGAGTACCTTCTTTGGATACTATTTCTCCTGGAATTTCTCCGATGACCCATTCTTATTTGCGTAACTGGTACCAATACTGGAATGCACGTAGGTTCTGGACTATACAAAAGGTTCCTGACTCAACCTACATAAGCAATCATTATAAGGTTTGGATGACATCACACTCTATAGAGGAACGTGAATCAGCTCGTCAAGCGGAACGTAGGTTGCAAATTGATGCTATTGAGGTGGGAGAAGGACCTGACCTGACTCAGACAAACTCTAAGACTCAAGACTCGAGTAGAGGACACAAAAGTGGAGGTAGTAGAAGTCTGGTTTGGAAAAGAAAGAAGGATCAGAATGACCCGGATGATCAGAATGAAGCTAGAAAGAAGAGTACAATGGCTAACGAACCTAAGAAGTGA